TGCTACAATAAGatgatttcaaatttttacCAAACTAAAGTAGCTGCACTGCAGGTAACTTATTATAATCATTTGACAAAACCGAGCAGTATTCAGTTCATCAACGCAGCAAAATAATATACAGTACACAATGCTTAATAATGACCATTactctattcttttcttttcctttttcttcttttagttGGTTAGCAAACATATAATTACCTGTCTTAATCGAGCCAGATTGCTGCCATCTTCACCATAAACAGAGCCAATAGTATCTTCAGGAACTACGAGCTCAATGATTGTGTTCACCACAATAGGAGATCTCTTTCTGCTGTAACTAAACAATTAAATGCATACGAAATCTTTTAACAGTAATTCAACAGTTTtcacatgtattttaattgGGGTGCAAAATCGTTTTTTCTTGTTATGTTGCAGCAGGTAATGACACATTGCTAGATGTAGGATAACTTGATGagaacatttaaaattatgatgCTCTTACATTAAACAAGCATTGAGAACCAAGACTGAAAGCAAGTATGCACACCTGAACAACTACCTCTATTTAATGTTCCATGCAACAAGTAATAGATTAAACCATGATTATACTGGTATGATCACCTAACCCATCTAAGGCAAGAGTCATTTTCATCCTCAGCCTCAGCATGATCAGTGATCATATAACCAATCCACTTGAAATATGCAAAAAGAAATGTCAGAGATCATATGGAAGGAACTGATCTCAATCTTTCGTCGGTGCGCTCCGCCCGGTGACTAAGAAAGAAATTGGTTTGCGCTTGAATTGAAGTGATGAGGTCGCAAAGAGGTAGATGAGAAAGAGCATTAAAATACCAAGTAAACAATTGATAGAGaggaaagaaacaaaataatgtGCAATTTTAAACTTGGTGGTCTTACAATAAGTTccttttatatgttaataggCCATGCCAGCAAAATTCTACAAGTTAAACTATCAAATATACACTGGACAAAATTTTAGAACCAACAACTTAATAGGTTGGCTTTTAATCTTATATTTGAGATAAGCAAATCcgaaaattgaaaaaagattaaaataaaaataaaatcaaataacaaGAACAAATGTTTATGGATTTAAAGAGAAATAGTTGCAAAAACCTAATGACCTTTCATTAACAATATGAGACTATACTGAAATAAGAATAAACAaatgtaaaaagaataaaatatgacCAACAGCTAAAAGACTTTGATATTAACATGTTCAACCTCCGTAGTCCAGATCTTGGCCTAACTATATGTAggtaatttaatcaataagattgatatctttcaaatttgtatattaGGTTCATCTACATTGCCATAATAcaacaataaataaagagagagagagattatTTATCATTTGTATAGCAATTAGTCAATCCaagttcaaaatttaatttcttcagtCTGATACCGAAAGTGTTTTCAATAGTTTGAAGAACATACGTGCAATGATCACCTAACTACTCTCAacaaaatttaacaaaatgtGTAGTGTGTGATCATGGCTATTTTCATCACATTGAAAAGGATTAAAAAACAGATCAAAGAAAtgaggagaaaaaggaaaatgagtATCTATAGTTTTGTTGTGTGCTGACCTCTCAAGTTCTGCACCCCGTCCAAAAGTTTTCCCTCTTCCTGCAGTCTGCTACAAACCCAACTTCTAAAGACTGAGTTCATTGGACAGAAATCAAATCCTTAAAGATACATGAGAAAAGGGAACATGACCTTcaatagaaagaaataagaaacCAGTCACCTGTGGCATATGTAATGCAGGTGAAGGAAAGTCAATGTTGTTGGAGAGTTGAGGTTGATTGATCCCTCGTGTTAAAGAAGTATCTTGAATGGGACCAGGAGCTAGGCCCGATGATGAATGGGATCCAGAACTTGTAGTCTGTCTCACTCCTCCACTAGAGCTTCTTTCACCTACCTCATTAAGTACCTCCTTGGGCAAAAGGAAGTGCAGAGACCTTTCAAGTCCTGAACCCCCACCAAATGCTTGTAAGCTGTTCTCTTGATTTTTAATTGCTGTTGTATGCTCTCTTTGAAACTTCTACAATCATACACAAAAGAAGAGGTCCTCAGACTGGAATAcatttaaaactataaaagGAGGAAGAGAACCTCTCACCTGTGCTGACTGCAGTCTCGGTAAAGAAGCATTGTTGAAGCTGCTGGAGAATCCAAGCTGATTCATTGCTCTTGTCAAACTAGTTTCTTGATCAGAATCAGGAGACAGGCCTGCCGGTTGATGCAATCTAGGAGAAGCAGTCTCCACTTTTCTTCCTTGGGGACTCCTTGCTTTCTTTTCATTGAGCACCTCACTAGGCAAAAGATTACCCCTCAGTTTCCCAGTAACCATAAACAGTGCATTCTGTACATTTTTATACTCACCAGTGATCTGCAAGAAGTATGTTAATTCTCATTTTAATCAGCCAGGCAGGTGGCCCCAAAAGTAAGTTGCTaactaaaattcaaataaagaaaaactgaaATCAATATAACCTAGAGGCTTTACCAGACCATTAAATTGGAACATCCTAGTATCCAGGAACTATACTAAATATAGTTTTGAATAAACATTAAAGAACATGATCTGAGCTGCAAATAACAGAAGTAGAATCAAATGTAacattacaaaataaaaatggtgGAACTATTAGCCAACAATTTCAGGACTAATTTACTCTAAtactttattattcttatatacTTTATAAGTATTAGTCTATCttagggttcttttctccTATCTATATCTTGTATTATATACTACAAGCTGGTTTTGTTAATACTTGATACAACAATTGATTATTGAGGGAATTATCTGAGGCTACCACAAGGATTTGAGAATGAGAATCTTAAAAGAGTTATACAAGTGACTTGTAGGTTTTGGAAAATAATATCTTCATTATAGCAAATCCTGAAATGTAGAGTAtcctaaaagaatataaacCTTCCACTTTGTATCACAATTAACTTCAGATGTGAACAATAGTCATAATCATACCTCTATTACTACATCATCTTCTGAAGCACAAGCCATGATCTGTTCCCCATCTAATATCCGTATATCAGCACCACTTACTTCTATCATTTCAGAATCTATATTGCCAGTGCCACCCTTCTCAATCAAGCAACAAACAGCATCTGATGCCACTAGGAGCCTTGCAGTTACTGTAGCACCCTCAATCAAACCTGATGGATGCCCCTTTTCAATGTCATGTTCAACAGATCTAGCAAAGACGAGAATAGCAGCATTTTGTGCAGGAGAGTGCCATGATTCAAGGTTCTACATAGGGTAGCAAGCATTCACAGATTAATGAACAAACTAAACATGGAGCATTATgatgaaaacaacccaaatTAAGAGCAGAGATGGTACAAAGACTTGTGTGCTTCTAGTTGTGTTAATGTACTAGGTAGAAGAATTTTGACATAGCAGCATGACTAACCTCCAACGCAGAAATGGTAACTACACGTTCACCAGACATAGACATTGGAGCTGCAAACATGATAGAAGCACCTGTTTCATTTTGTAGGGTTCTGACAATGGTTCCTTTCTTGCCAATAATGCTCCCAGCTGCACCATTGGAGCAAAGCAGCCTGAATGACACTTCGTGTCGTACCGCTTCCGCATCCTGGTTGGGGTCTTCACCAGCATCCGAGGATAATGGATGGGAAGTTCCAGAATTTCCACTTAAAGGTGGTAACAGTGAACTAAGATGTGGGAAGAATTCTGCATGTGGATCAGAAGAGGCCAAATGTGAAGCTCTCTCAAGTGGTCTCATCAAAAGCGTTGGgtctttttcatatggtgGACAATCGTGAAGACAATCAGTAACAGCAACCAGTGCTTTTTTCACTGCCAAAATGGAACCTGTAATCTgccataaacataaaaaatttcttcacATGGAAAGAAGGAAGTCATTTTCTTCCTGTACTGCACACATTTACCAAACAAAGTGGATATTTGTCCCTATGGTCCAATAATATTGGTTCCAGTACATCACTTATTACCATTACAACTTACTCCCAACCTTAAATCTAATGAACTATGAAGGAACCAAGCACATCATTTACAAGTTTGCAGGTAATTATATCATAATGGATCAATTTTTAACTAACTAATGCAACACCAAGACTCCAAGAAGCATCGACCAAGCAGCCCCAGTTTTAGttgcaccaaataataaatgatGTGGACCTGACACTGGCAATCTTAATCTTTGCAGATAAACAATATGGTGTAAGCTCCTAACGCAAAAGCCTGCTGATTATCTAGACAGCTAAATCTGATATCAAGATgatcaatttataaaatttcattgaaaaaaaatatataaagcgAAATCCTTTTCTATTCATTCAGTTCAATTATAGTCAATTCTCATGTTTGGAAAGCCTAGTTACTATAAcggaaaatttttcaacttaaaaagtaaaaatactaGTAATAAAAAGGcactttgaaagaaaaagcttAAAGTGACATGATTTTGCAAGAATTTACTTCAATTGAACTCCCGTATGATTTATCCCAAAGAAGGCATTAAAATGTTTCTCAAATCGAAATTCAAAGAAACCAAGCACAACAAagccaaaaaataaattcaaaaacaaactaaacaaacatttttcttttaagaaaattcacataaagaagtaaaagaaacacatgcaAACAAATAAGAGAGAGAGACCTGAATCAGTTGATCATCCTTAGAAGCACAATGTGGGGGTGGAAGGAATCTAATATCCGCCCCACTCTCTCTCCTCATTCTCAACACATTCTTCCCTCCTTTTCCAACAACGGCACCAATTTGTGTCGTATCAGCCAAAAGGCCACAATAACCTTCGCCCAGACCACTATTATTACTATTGTTATCGACTCctcctcttctttctctttgaCCATCAACTTCCCACATTCTCTCACAAACCCTAATTACTGCCTCTTGAGCCACCGACACCAGTTCCTTTTCCTCCTCTTCCGCCCCATTATGATCGTGACAAGTCGTTGAGTTCAACGTGATTCTTTTTCCGGGAGATGCTGGACCTACTATTGTGATCACACGGTGGTCTGAACCCTGCACTTGTTCGTCACAGTGGACAGTGCACCCTGTGTCTCGCCGTATTTGAGAGATAGCCGAGCCCGAACGGCCGATCAAGCCGCCGATTATGGACGCGTGGCAAACTACTCGGAATGCTACTTGACCTGGTTGGAGCATGACGGGAGGCCGCGTAGGACGCGGGCGTCTACGGCGGTCGCGGTGGTGTTGCATTGATTAAACGGCGGTCGCTGTCGTGTTTGCGTTTTGGTGTTACGACAGTCGACAGGACTCCGCAGTTGTTTACTTGACCGAACActctgtttttctttctcagaGAAATGCTAAAACGCGGTTGTACGGACACAGTATATTTATTCTTACGCagacccaaaaagaaaaaaaaaaaaagaaattgaggcagttattaaatagaaaactaGCCAAAATTAGTTTACAATCAAAAGAGAAACCCTTTCTTATTGTGTCATCAAGAAATTGatcttaaaaaagaataaaaagaaaagaaagaaacaagaatTGATAATGTAAATGCAAAGACAATCTTCTTAAATTACCTTAGGCCTTAAGGTTTGCGTGATGACCAAATAAAGATATACTTTCCTTAGTGCTagagggaaaagaaaatatcagctttcttttttaacttaaagGAAGGGAAAAGAGAAATAGCAGTATCTCCATACTACAGAATGCCACCACAATTGCAAATGTTTGGAGTAATGGAGGATCCAGAAGTAAGCTTTTCTCGATAACGGTAACAAAAATAAtcacctttcttttttcctctcaaAATAGAGATCTCATtcagtaaatataataatattcagATCCCATTAGTATTGGATTTATGTCTGAAATATAGAAGGAAGAACTGCACCCTACCGAAAAGTACGgaacaaaaaatttgatattatatatatattatgtttgaGTTTGTTTagttttgttatattatttaaaataattaaaataagattttaagatgtttattttaaaattttataaaatttgactataattagttttagataaaaattaaactagaaaaaataaatttataaataattaatatcgaataaataagataaatgtaaataattaatagtttaaACTTTAAGTGGTTAAAAGCATAAAAGGTAATGCATATATTATACTGAAAcctagaaaataaataataaaaaattaatctaaattaATCACTATTCAACGCGACAAAGAGAGTttagtataaatttatgaaataaataaaataaaaaataatttttaaatattaaaaataactagtataatgaaagaaatatggGCTAACAGTAATTACCTACAAATAATCACTTATATTACAAAACTTAAATTGTACGGTCAAATTTTGTATTGTTTCCTAATTTGTAAGCAGAAGCCCATAATTACAGTGGACGTAAAGTCCATGACACAAAACCCAGTCCAACGAAACCAGTCTCCACTCCTCTCCAGCCGACCCCTTCTGTAGCCGCAGCGCCTGCGaatctctctttttctctctcattCCTCCATTCCACTGTATTATTTCAGCTCCCTCCGATCCAAAATCTTACGCTCAAGCAAAATGCACTAAGAACATTAGTGGATATCTCCATGAATGGAGCCCTCACAACTATCTGATCCTCCAAGATGAGAAAATCAACGTCCATTATTCACCCAGGTCAGTCTTCTCCAGTCACTTCCCTTCACCATCACCTCTTTAAAAGACCCATCTCAATTGCACCTCTTCACATAGACCCCGACCCGCCTGATCTCTCCTATCAACTTCTCTCAATTATTTCACTTCCTAACTGGCAAAAACACCCTTCTCTCCGTTCTCTAATCCCTAATATCTCTCCGTTTCatgtttcttctttatttaacAATAACCCAAATCTTGATCCCCAAACTGCCCTTAAGTTTTTCGATTTTATATCAAGAAAACCTGGGTTTAAGCACACTGTTCAatctcattcttttcttttaaacattttgattctcaataaatattttggtgTTTCCGAGAAAATACGCATTTCCATGATTAAAAGTTGTATTTCCATTGATGATATGAAGTGGGTTTTAGACTTTTTAAGAGAAATGAATAGAGATGATAACGAATTGAAGTTTAAGCTTACTATTAGGTGTTATAATGAGTTATTAATGATGTTATCAAGGTTCTTATTGATTGATGAAATGAAGAGGGTTTATGGGGAAATGTTGAATGACATGGTTACACcaaatatttatacttttaatacaATGGTTAATGGGTATTGTAAGTTGGGGAATTTAGTTGAGGCTAATTTGTACGTGAGTAAGATTTTGCAGGCTGGTTTGCGGCCGGATACTTTTACTTATACCTCATTAATTTTGGGGCATTGCAGGAATAATGATGTAAATAGTGCTTTTAgtgtttttaatatgatgcCGAAAAAGGGTTGTCGACGAAATGAGGTTTCGTACACGAATCTTATACATGGATTATGTGAGGTTGGAAGGGTTGATGAAggtattagtatttttaagaAGATGAGGGAGGATGATTGTTATCCGACTGTACGTACATATACGGTCATTGTACATGCATTGTTTGAAAGTGGTAGGAGAATGGAGGCGATAAATTTGTTTAGTGAGATGAGAGAGAGAGGTTGTGAGCCAAATATTCATACTTATACTGTGATGATCAATGCAATGTGCAAAGAAACTAAGCTAGAAGAAGGTAGAAGAATTTTAGATGAGATGGTAGAGAAAGGGTTGGTTCCTAGTGTGCCTACTTATAATGCATTGATTGATGGGTACTGTAAGGAGGGAATGGTGGAGGCTGCTCAGGAAATATTGGATTTGATGCACTCGAATAGCTGTAACCCGAATGAGCGGACTTACAATGAGTTGATATGTGGTTTTTGCAGAAAGAAAAATGTGCACAGGGCAATGGCACTCCTTAGTAAAATGTTAGAGAGCAGACTGACCCCAAGTGTGGTTACATATAATTCCTTAATCCATGGACAGTGTAAAATAGGTTATTTAGATAGTGCTTATAGATTGCTTAATTTGATGAATGAAAATGGAGTAGTTCCTGATCAGTGGACTTACAGTGTTTTCATAGATACTCTTTGTAAGAAAGGGAGAATTGAGGAAGCTAATGTACTGTTCAATTCTCTAAAGGAGAAAGGCATAAAGGCAAATGAAGTGATATATACTGCATTAATTGATGGATACTGCAAAGCTGGGAAGATGGATGATGCTAATTCTTTGCTTGATAGAATGCTTACCGAGGACTGTTTGCCTAACTCATCAACTTATAATGCGCTTATAGATGGATTgtgcaaagagagaaaagttCAAGAGGCACTTTTGTTGATGGAAAGCATGATACGGAAGGGTCTGAAATGCACAGTTCCCACATATACGATTCTTATTGTAGCAATGTTGAAAGAGGGTGATTTTGACTATGCTCATAGGATTTTAGATCAAATGGTTTCCTCAGGATATCAGCCTGATGTGTATATTTACACTGCATTTATTCATGCTTTTTGCACCAGAGGAAATATAAAAGAAGCAGAAGATATGATGAGTATGATGTTTGAAAGAGGTGTTATGCCTGATGCACTAACTTACACATTGGTAATTGATGCATATGGCGGTTTGGGATTATTGAATCCTGCATTTGATGTTCTCAAGCGAATGTTTGATACTGGTTGTGATCCTTCTCATCATACCTATTCTTGTTTAATCAAGCATCTCTTAAAGGAGGaactaacaaaaaaatataagaatgtAGCACTGTGTGATTCCATTCCAAATGTCTTCTTTGCTGATGTTGCTGATGTTTGGAAGATGATGAAATTTGAGACTGCTCTGGAACTTTTTGAGAAAATGCTGGAACATGGTTGTTCACCTAATATTAACACCTATGCAAAGCTCATTATAGGACTTTGCAAAGTGGGGCGTTTGGGAGTGGCccaaaaattatttgatcatATGAATGAAAGAGGAGTATCTCCCAGTGAAGCTATCTATAACTCCCTCCTCAACTGTTGTTGTGAGCTGGGAATTTATGGAGATGCAGTGAGACTGGTGGGCGCTATGATGGAGCATGGTCATTTACCACTTCTAGAGTCTTTGAATGTACTTTTCTGTGGGCTATATGAGGAAGGGAGCAAAGAAAAGGCTAAAGTAGTTTTCTCTAATTTGCTTCAATGTGGGTATAATGATGATGAAGTAGCTTGGAAAATTCTCATTGATGGATTACTTAAGAATGGCCTTTCTGATGGATGTTCTGAATTGCTGGGCGTCATGGAGGCAAGGGGTTGCCAAATTCATCCTCAAACATACAGAATGTTAATTGAAGGACTTGACGGGACATAATCTTTTGTATTGTCTCTAGTgaaatctttaatttctaggGGAAGAAATGTTTCAGTTTACATGTTGAATATGGAGGCTAGTGTATATAGATGGCAATTTAGATCCTCTTGACGTGCAGTCTCCAAATAATTAGCTGGGATTCGTTGGTTGAATTCTAGAATCTGCAGTAACCTGTTCAATGAGGTAGCTCATTTTTTATGAGAAAGACGTACTGTTGGATGTAGCAGCAAAACTGTGTAGAGAAAGGGAATCTTAGATGACAATCAAGTGGCAGGTGATTCTTAACCTTGttagatttatatatttattcttaacattttctaataaattcaTCTGAGAACTACAAACTGATTTGACCTTATTATTTCAATGAATTATTGGAACTGCTTCTCCTGTGTAACATGACAAATACTGGAATATCACTTTGAGTTGTCATATTGTTGCAAGTGTAGCTTGTGCACTATTTCAGGCAGGGACATATTTATTACCTTGTGCCTCTTATAGTTGAAAAGATTACATTTGTTTTCCTCATCCTCTCAAATAAAGATGTATCTCTGCATTAAGCAAGGTGAACCGTGAAAATTGTAGGTTTAGAATCATTTTGCTGAAATACAATGATAACAGTCACCGATTAATATGAGGATAGAGTAACTTTTAGGAATGAGAAAATACTTAATTATCTGTTATCTGTATTGGAGTAAAGATTAGTTTTTGAAACAGAGAGTAGATTTTCATTCAAAATGGGTAAACTAAAGCTAGGAAGGTGGAGGATATCTCATATGCACTTGCTTTACATTTGGTTTCATGTTTgtgtacttttttttttaatgtttagtGAGAACAGAAAGGttaaaaagagtaaaaacCATAGTTAGGTTAACATTCTAGTTTCTTGCAATAAGTTATGCTATCCCAAAATAGATCTAAGGAAGATgtcttcattttttcttaatctaaTCTCCAGTTTATTCTCTCATTTGACACTTTACAGGATCGTGTTTGGTTGCTACCTTGAGTAACAGGTCTTTCTGCACTCCAGCTATTTTGATACAATTCCATTGAAGCAAATGAGTAGCCAACCTCAAGCCTGCTGATTGAGGTAGAGGATCTTGTTTGGTTGGTATGCCCTTGCTGTATGCATGCGCTTATCCTTGGTAAATACaaaaattcatcatttatttatattttgtcaGTGTTCATTCTCTTTCAGTATACAGTTTccatttcttaatattagtGGTTGGTTATCCTGGATTGCTGTAGACATCTTCGGGTCTAAGTCATAAttaggaaagagaaaaaagaaactaaactTAGAGGCTCAAATTCTTTCCTCCTTGCTCTGCCCACTGCAAAACTGTTAATTACCCATTCagttttaatataaatcttGGCTTCTAAAAACAGGTGGTTCTTTTTTACCTGTATCTTGTAAGAACTAATCTTATGGATGTCTCTCTTCTTTCAATAGGGTcagtctttttattttaaaatcaggatagtaattaaaagatGATTCAATTGCAAAAAGATTGGTTCTTGCTTCAAGTAAAAAATATCTTGATGTTTCAGTTCAATGAGCCAACTCATTGTTAAATCTGAAAATCATACTAAGTGCTAAATTTTGAGTCAGGAATAAGTGTCGCTAAGCTGTGGTTAGATTACATGTGGTTAAAACAGAAAGAGTATAGTTCCCTGAAGAACCCAAGACGATTGAGAAAGCATTGAAATTCTGAAATATGAGCTGAGGGCATCATT
The sequence above is drawn from the Ricinus communis isolate WT05 ecotype wild-type chromosome 7, ASM1957865v1, whole genome shotgun sequence genome and encodes:
- the LOC8277497 gene encoding pentatricopeptide repeat-containing protein At5g65560 gives rise to the protein MRKSTSIIHPGQSSPVTSLHHHLFKRPISIAPLHIDPDPPDLSYQLLSIISLPNWQKHPSLRSLIPNISPFHVSSLFNNNPNLDPQTALKFFDFISRKPGFKHTVQSHSFLLNILILNKYFGVSEKIRISMIKSCISIDDMKWVLDFLREMNRDDNELKFKLTIRCYNELLMMLSRFLLIDEMKRVYGEMLNDMVTPNIYTFNTMVNGYCKLGNLVEANLYVSKILQAGLRPDTFTYTSLILGHCRNNDVNSAFSVFNMMPKKGCRRNEVSYTNLIHGLCEVGRVDEGISIFKKMREDDCYPTVRTYTVIVHALFESGRRMEAINLFSEMRERGCEPNIHTYTVMINAMCKETKLEEGRRILDEMVEKGLVPSVPTYNALIDGYCKEGMVEAAQEILDLMHSNSCNPNERTYNELICGFCRKKNVHRAMALLSKMLESRLTPSVVTYNSLIHGQCKIGYLDSAYRLLNLMNENGVVPDQWTYSVFIDTLCKKGRIEEANVLFNSLKEKGIKANEVIYTALIDGYCKAGKMDDANSLLDRMLTEDCLPNSSTYNALIDGLCKERKVQEALLLMESMIRKGLKCTVPTYTILIVAMLKEGDFDYAHRILDQMVSSGYQPDVYIYTAFIHAFCTRGNIKEAEDMMSMMFERGVMPDALTYTLVIDAYGGLGLLNPAFDVLKRMFDTGCDPSHHTYSCLIKHLLKEELTKKYKNVALCDSIPNVFFADVADVWKMMKFETALELFEKMLEHGCSPNINTYAKLIIGLCKVGRLGVAQKLFDHMNERGVSPSEAIYNSLLNCCCELGIYGDAVRLVGAMMEHGHLPLLESLNVLFCGLYEEGSKEKAKVVFSNLLQCGYNDDEVAWKILIDGLLKNGLSDGCSELLGVMEARGCQIHPQTYRMLIEGLDGT